Genomic segment of Acinetobacter larvae:
CTTGTTGAATATGTTCTGGTGTGCCGCTACAACAGATATGTTTATTGAGGCAAATCACGCGCTGAGTGCCTTGCATCACCCATTGTAAATCGTGTGACACGATTAAAATCGCGCAGCCATAACGTTCAGGTAGGCTACGGACATAATCATATAGTTCGGCTTCAGACTGAATATCTAAGCCTTGCATCGGCTCATCCAATACCAGAATATCGGGTTGTCTGAGTAAGGCGCGGGCGAGTAAGACCCGTTGTCGTTCTCCGCCTGACAATTGCTGTACTTTGGCATATTGTAGTTTCTCTATGCCGACATCTCGCATGATTTCTTGGCGGATCTGGGCATTACACTGCTCTTGTTGTAATAGGTCATGCACACGTAAGGGCAAACTATGCGAAGGATTAAATTTTTGTGGCACATAAGCCATTTTTAATGCATCAGCACAGATGATTTGACCTGTGCTTGGACGAATAATGCCAAGCAATACTTTTATGAGTGTCGATTTGCCTGCGCCATTGGGACCAATTAAGGTAACGATCTCTTGAGGATATAAAGCAAAATCTATATTTTTTAAAATATTACGCTGATCAATTTCAACATTAATCTGTTGGAGCTGAATCAGCGCATCGGTTTTTAGGCGTGATTGCACTGCTGACAGGTTCCAGAAATTTCAATAATACTGTGTTGTGCATTGAATTGACCCGCACTGGCAATTTGATTAATTTCTTCAATTAGCGCTTGTGCAGATGCTTCTTTGACGGTACGGCATTGGGTACAAATTAAAAAAGCTGCTTGATGTCCTTCACGAGGATGGCAGCAGGGGATATACGCATTGATCGAGGTCAGTCGATGAATAAGCCCTTGTTCAAGTAAAAAATCTAGCG
This window contains:
- a CDS encoding transcriptional repressor gives rise to the protein MSVCSHGHHDALHGVHDHVSTVQRLRDAETMCANAGTRLTPLRKEVLELILNANAPIGAYDLLAKLKSASERPAAPPTVYRTLDFLLEQGLIHRLTSINAYIPCCHPREGHQAAFLICTQCRTVKEASAQALIEEINQIASAGQFNAQHSIIEISGTCQQCNHA
- the znuC gene encoding zinc ABC transporter ATP-binding protein ZnuC produces the protein MSAVQSRLKTDALIQLQQINVEIDQRNILKNIDFALYPQEIVTLIGPNGAGKSTLIKVLLGIIRPSTGQIICADALKMAYVPQKFNPSHSLPLRVHDLLQQEQCNAQIRQEIMRDVGIEKLQYAKVQQLSGGERQRVLLARALLRQPDILVLDEPMQGLDIQSEAELYDYVRSLPERYGCAILIVSHDLQWVMQGTQRVICLNKHICCSGTPEHIQQDPAYVALFGQSRVLYQHHHDHCLHGDTATPCQQHRPPHIHPEPEA